A genomic stretch from Helianthus annuus cultivar XRQ/B chromosome 1, HanXRQr2.0-SUNRISE, whole genome shotgun sequence includes:
- the LOC110868301 gene encoding paramyosin has translation MASHHASLGRRTLEEIRQKRAAQKLSKTSSGPDLTLPPNPSEVFGIKKSSSGSGISESDISGLVSQIQELQKRNAELDEENKRLSLELHSNKAENDMLHKRVNDLEQNTVPSLRRALKDVAMEKDAAVVAREDFSAQVRALKKRLKEAEEEQYRAEEDAAALRAELNSLQQQAISGDLGAFASRGGPPDHMQAIEKELADLKSQLEQESMLRRQEGMLRRQEQQQLAEEQLKISVILSEKKELEEKLAVMSREASGNSERVAQFTMEDKERLEKQLHDMAVAVERLESSRQKLLSEIDSQSSEIERLFEENSNLSSAYQEATGMVTQWENKVKDCLKQNEELRTMLDKLRTEQASMSIINDREGHKRSLESNNGVSEISQAYTAEVVSLKGQLAKEQSKAETLSAEVLQLSAQLQQAVHAYNGLARLYKPVLRNIESNLLKMKQDSSLIVQ, from the exons ATGGCGTCGCATCACGCATCTCTAGGTCGACGCACG TTGGAAGAAATTCGTCAGAAGAGAGCGGCTCAAAAGTTAAGCAAAACCTCATCTGGACCTGATCTAACCTTGCCTCCAAACCCTAGCG AGGTGTTCGGGATCAAGAAATCATCTAGCGGAAGCGGAATTTCTgag AGTGATATTAGTGGATTGGTATCACAGATACAGGAGTTGCAGAAAAGGAATGCGGAACTGGATGAAGAGAATAAAAGGCTGAGCTTAGAG CTTCATTCTAACAAAGCGGAGAATGACATGCTTCATAAACGGGTGAATGACCTG GAACAAAACACTGTACCCTCATTGAGAAGAGCTCTTAAGGATGTGGCTATGGAAAAGGATGCAGCAGTTGTTGCAAGG GAGGATTTCTCAGCACAGGTTCGAGCACTTAAAAAGCGTCTAAAGGAAGCAGAAGAAGAGCAATATCGA GCTGAAGAAGACGCAGCTGCACTAAGAGCAGAGTTAAACTCACTACAACAACAAGCAATTAGTGGTGATCTTGGTGCCTTTGCCTCAAGGGGAGGCCCGCCAGATCACATGCAAGCTATTGAGAAGGAGCTTGCCGATTTGAAGTCCCAACTGGAG CAAGAGTCAATGCTGAGGCGGCAAGAGGGAATGTTAAGGCGGCAAGAGCAACAACAGTTAGCTGAGGAGCAATTAAAGATATCTGTCATCCTTTCTGAGAAAAAAGAATTGGAAGAAAAGCTAGCGGTCATGTCCAGAGAGGCCTCAG GAAATAGTGAAAGAGTTGCCCAGTTCACAATG GAAGATAAAGAGAGACTTGAGAAGCAGTTGCATGATATGGCAGTAGCTGTCGAGAGATTGGAGAGCAGCAGACAAAAGCTACTGTCAGAG ATTGATTCCCAATCTTCTGAAATAGAAAGGCTCTTTGAGGAGAATTCTAACTTATCATCAGCTTATCAAGAGGCAACTGGCATGGTCACACAGTGGGAAAATAAG GTAAAAGATTGCCTGAAACAAAATGAGGAGCTCCGTACTATGTTGGATAAATTAAGAACAGAACAAGCTAGCATGTCTATCATCAATGATCGTGAGGGTCACAAACGTAGTTTGGAGTCAAATAACGGAGTGAGTGAGATATCTCAGGCTTATACTGCTGAAGTTGTATCCCTAAAG GGTCAACTAGCTAAAGAACAAAGCAAGGCTGAGACACTATCTGCAGAGGTTTTGCAGCTCTCAGCTCAGCTCCAACAAGCGGTTCATGCCTACAACGGCCTTGCTCGCCT CTACAAACCCGTGTTACGGAACATAGAGAGCAATTTACTCAAAATGAAGCAAGACAGCTCTCTGATCGTGCAGTAA
- the LOC110868297 gene encoding pentatricopeptide repeat-containing protein At3g46790, chloroplastic encodes MWLFCQPPRTIQQFRNPHHHPSPPQSHTRHPTSVTLHPSTTTTTNTNHLIQSLCNKGRIKQAIQVLTQEPNPTQRTYELLILSCAVANSFSDAVTVNRRLIDDGFDEDPFLATKLIDMYSNLGCIEYARKVFDEMPNRTIYVYNAFFRALTIADHGLDVFGVFCYMNADGIKPDRFTYTYVLKACVASDSSVSLLPKGKEIHAHVLRHGFEINVHVMTTLVDMYARFGCVSQAGYVFNQMVSKNVVSWSAMIACYAKNGRPFDALQLFGEMMLEVHDSTPNAVTMVSVLQACGALAALEQGRLLHAYILRRGLDSVLPVLASLITMYARCGDLEVGKRVFDQMVKRDVVSWNAMISSYGMHGFGEKAIEVYNEMVSNKIAPSPITFVSLLGACSHAGLVDEGKNLFESITRDHNMRLTVEHYACMVDLLGRANRLDEAAKIIQDMRAEPGPKVWGSLLGSCRIHCNVELAERASKRLFELEPTNAGNYVLLAEIYAEAQLWDEVSKVKKLLQTQELQKKSGCSWIEVKKKIYSFESVDEFNPHVEQLHAFLLKLSMEMKEHGYQPKTKVVLYDVDEMEKERILLGHSEKLAVAFGLINSSKGETIRITKNLRLCEDCHSVTKFVSKFADREILVRDVNRIHRFKDGVCSCGDYW; translated from the coding sequence ATGTGGTTGTTTTGCCAGCCTCCTCGAACCATCCAGCAATTTCGCAACCCACACCACCACCCATCTCCACCTCAATCCCACACGCGCCACCCCACCTCCGTCACGCTCCACCCctccactaccaccaccaccaacaccaacCACCTTATCCAATCCCTCTGTAACAAAGGTCGCATCAAACAAGCCATTCAAGTTCTCACTCAAGAACCCAACCCAACTCAACGCACTTATGAACTCTTAATCCTCTCATGCGCCGTTGCAAATTCGTTCTCCGACGCTGTTACCGTTAACCGCCGCCTTATCGATGATGGGTTCGATGAGGACCCATTTCTGGCGACTAAACTTATCGATATGTATTCGAATTTGGGGTGTATTGAATATGCAcgcaaggtgtttgatgaaatgcccaaTAGAACTATATATGTTTACAATGCGTTTTTCCGGGCGCTAACGATTGCTGATCATGGGTTAGATGTGTTTGGTGTCTTTTGTTATATGAATGCAGATGGGATTAAACCGGATAGGTTTACTTACACTTATGTTCTCAAGGCATGTGTTGCGTCGGATAGTTCGGTTTCGCTGTTGCCGAAGGGAAAGGAGATTCATGCTCATGTTTTGAGACATGGGTTTGAGATTAATGTTCATGTTATGACTACTTTGGTTGACATGTATGCTAGGTTTGGGTGTGTGTCGCAAGCGGGTTATGTTTTTAACCAAATGGTTTCGAAGAATGTGGTTTCTTGGAGTGCTATGATTGCGTGTTATGCGAAAAACGGGAGACCGTTTGATGCACTCCAACTGTTTGGTGAAATGATGCTTGAAGTTCATGATTCGACACCAAATGCAGTGACAATGGTTAGTGTTCTTCAAGCATGCGGTGCACTTGCAGCTTTAGAGCAAGGAAGGTTATTGCACGCTTACATCCTACGAAGAGGTCTCGATTCAGTTTTGCCGGTTCTTGCGTCTCTGATTACTATGTATGCGAGATGTGGTGATCTTGAAGTTGGAAAACGGGTTTTCGATCAAATGGTTAAACGCGATGTTGTTTCATGGAACGCTATGATTTCAAGTTATGGAATGCATGGATTTGGTGAAAAGGCGATTGAAGTTTACAATGAAATGGTATCGAACAAGATTGCTCCGAGTCCTATAACGTTTGTGAGTCTTCTTGGTGCTTGTAGCCATGCGGGTCTTGTGGATGAAGGGAAAAACTTGTTTGAATCCATAACACGAGATCATAACATGCGTTTAACCGTGGAGCATTACGCTTGTATGGTGGATCTTTTGGGTCGGGCCAATAGATTAGACGAGGCAGCTAAGATTATACAAGATATGAGAGCTGAACCCGGGCCTAAAGTTTGGGGTTCACTTCTAGGATCATGTAGGATTCATTGCAATGTTGAATTAGCCGAGAGGGCAAGCAAGCGGCTTTTTGAGCTCGAACCCACAAACGCGGGGAATTATGTACTTTTAGCCGAGATTTACGCAGAGGCCCAGTTGTGGGATGAAGTGTCAAAGGTGAAGAAGCTTTTACAAACTCAAGAGCTTCAAAAGAAATCCGGATGTAGTTGGATTGAAGTGAAAAAGAAAATATACTCCTTTGAATCGGTTGATGAGTTCAATCCTCACGTTGAACAGCTCCACGCGTTTTTACTCAAATTATCAATGGAGATGAAGGAACACGGTTACCAGCCCAAGACTAAAGTCGTGTTGTATGATGTCGATGAGATGGAAAAAGAGCGGATTTTATTGGGTCATAGTGAGAAACTGGCGGTTGCGTTCGGGTTGATTAATAGTTCTAAAGGAGAAACAATTAGGATCACGAAGAATTTACGGTTATGTGAAGATTGTCATTCAGTCACAAAGTTTGTGTCTAAGTTTGCAGATAGAGAAATTTTGGTACGCGATGTGAACCGCATACATCGTTTTAAAGACGGGGTTTGTTCGTGTGGGGATTATTGGTAA